A single genomic interval of Prunus dulcis chromosome 5, ALMONDv2, whole genome shotgun sequence harbors:
- the LOC117628857 gene encoding eukaryotic initiation factor 4A-III homolog A-like isoform X1, which translates to MAGTSERQRSGMASDEKLGRVTSDGIEPITSFDEMGLKDDVLRGIYQYGYEKPSAIQQRAVRSIIGGHDVIAQAQSGTGKTSMIALSVCHLVDTSYRDVQALILCPTRELAAQTEKLILGVGNFINIQVHACVGGKSVGEDIRKLEHGVHVVCGTPGRVFDMIKRRTLRTRAMKLLVLDESDEMLSRGFKDQIYDVYRYLPPELKVCLVSATLPHETLEMTKKFMTDPVRIPAQREI; encoded by the exons ATGGCAGGGACAtcagagagacagagaagcGGAATGGCATCGGACGAGAAGCTGGGGCGGGTGACTTCGGACGGAATAGAGCCAATTACGAGCTTTGATGAGATGGGGCTCAAGGACGATGTGCTTCGAGGCATCTACCAATACGGCTACGAGAAGCCCTCCGCCATCCAGCAACGGGCGGTCAGGAGCATTATTGGGGGACATGATGTGATAGCGCAAGCGCAGTCGGGTACCGGCAAGACCTCCATGATTGCCCTAAGCGTTTGCCACCTGGTGGACACCTCCTATCGAGACGTTCAAGCGTTGATATTGTGCCCTACGAGGGAATTGGCGGCACAGACTGAGAAGCTGATCTTGGGGGTTGGAAACTTCATAAACATACAAGTGCATGCTTGCGTTGGAGGAAAAAGTGTGGGTGAGGATATCAGAAAGCTTGAGCATGGAGTTCATGTGGTTTGCGGAACTCCTGGTAGAGTCTTTGACATGATCAAGAGGAGAACTCTGCGCACTCGAGCCATGAAATTATTAGTTCTT GACGAGTCTGATGAGATGTTAAGCAGAGGGTTCAAGGATCAGATTTACGATGTCTACCGATATCTTCCACCGGAGCTCaag gTTTGCTTAGTTTCTGCTACACTTCCTCATGAAACCTTGGAGATGACCAAGAAGTTTATGACTGACCCTGTGAGGATACCTGCCCAACGTGAGATTTAA
- the LOC117628857 gene encoding eukaryotic initiation factor 4A-III homolog A-like isoform X2, producing the protein MASDEKLGRVTSDGIEPITSFDEMGLKDDVLRGIYQYGYEKPSAIQQRAVRSIIGGHDVIAQAQSGTGKTSMIALSVCHLVDTSYRDVQALILCPTRELAAQTEKLILGVGNFINIQVHACVGGKSVGEDIRKLEHGVHVVCGTPGRVFDMIKRRTLRTRAMKLLVLDESDEMLSRGFKDQIYDVYRYLPPELKVCLVSATLPHETLEMTKKFMTDPVRIPAQREI; encoded by the exons ATGGCATCGGACGAGAAGCTGGGGCGGGTGACTTCGGACGGAATAGAGCCAATTACGAGCTTTGATGAGATGGGGCTCAAGGACGATGTGCTTCGAGGCATCTACCAATACGGCTACGAGAAGCCCTCCGCCATCCAGCAACGGGCGGTCAGGAGCATTATTGGGGGACATGATGTGATAGCGCAAGCGCAGTCGGGTACCGGCAAGACCTCCATGATTGCCCTAAGCGTTTGCCACCTGGTGGACACCTCCTATCGAGACGTTCAAGCGTTGATATTGTGCCCTACGAGGGAATTGGCGGCACAGACTGAGAAGCTGATCTTGGGGGTTGGAAACTTCATAAACATACAAGTGCATGCTTGCGTTGGAGGAAAAAGTGTGGGTGAGGATATCAGAAAGCTTGAGCATGGAGTTCATGTGGTTTGCGGAACTCCTGGTAGAGTCTTTGACATGATCAAGAGGAGAACTCTGCGCACTCGAGCCATGAAATTATTAGTTCTT GACGAGTCTGATGAGATGTTAAGCAGAGGGTTCAAGGATCAGATTTACGATGTCTACCGATATCTTCCACCGGAGCTCaag gTTTGCTTAGTTTCTGCTACACTTCCTCATGAAACCTTGGAGATGACCAAGAAGTTTATGACTGACCCTGTGAGGATACCTGCCCAACGTGAGATTTAA